Proteins encoded together in one Prevotella scopos JCM 17725 window:
- a CDS encoding glycoside hydrolase family 16 protein yields the protein MRILISMICVLSMGVINVRAQSEVSEVPTLPGWKNLPGDEFNGTSVNKKIWGLYGDPKRNYANDAYGNNPGQGMAQTYREQMVTVKDGILTIRATRDPINTGISKPEVPDPYVDYGVIPRYPLKPNHNGTNLGWWSGFLSSRDVKRYYPLYSRIEIKAKVPYEIGTWMALWLRHRLGASTFEVDLLEFFVNDDNADKWNNWEQHTYKFKGKRTLHQSVHGLGWFQDKDKKLTLTNKYNYNPFSERVREISFDPAADFHVYGVQMDPVPGDSSKHIAISFLLDGRVRSVFSTKDYVIDGTSIYKYNEFLKKKYTADIDSVWDVAINGGIGGTPDEDGGGILYPHMDPKYGGDPNKVPHNYEMNVDWMRIYKRANQPLWLGSTPVSWDWKTKTVELVIPAERFTNLKVGDQLVMDIDTLSASEHRESGKIKLDIYDKKGENIIAVRPELAQLDAQVTFVVNTEELCNKLKSEGCMLKGENLRLFSVCRSSKDIAKWLGFKQISWGETLIPKEQFKDVEDKYQLEVIVRDVKPDAKVFLRQNKNPEEGQRDRPALSSDKPYGNIIKLTEGADEMAYVFTINAAAAQELKNNGLAVTGNGYYLRSVRLINNASTAVNNIITTAQHDGAVYTLDGIKVAERWGANTLTRGVYIVDGRKVIIK from the coding sequence ATGAGGATTCTTATTTCAATGATTTGCGTCCTAAGTATGGGTGTAATCAACGTAAGAGCGCAGTCGGAAGTATCTGAGGTTCCTACTTTACCAGGGTGGAAGAATTTGCCTGGTGATGAGTTTAATGGTACTTCTGTAAACAAAAAGATATGGGGACTATATGGTGACCCTAAACGAAACTATGCCAATGATGCCTATGGTAATAACCCTGGACAGGGTATGGCACAGACTTATCGTGAGCAAATGGTTACGGTAAAGGATGGTATTCTAACTATTCGAGCTACACGTGACCCAATTAATACGGGAATCAGTAAACCAGAAGTTCCAGATCCTTATGTGGATTATGGAGTTATTCCTCGTTATCCACTAAAGCCTAATCACAATGGTACAAACTTAGGATGGTGGTCAGGCTTCTTGTCCAGTAGGGATGTTAAGCGGTATTACCCACTTTATTCTCGCATCGAAATAAAGGCAAAGGTACCTTATGAAATTGGAACTTGGATGGCATTATGGCTTCGTCATCGCTTAGGTGCAAGTACTTTTGAGGTAGACCTTTTAGAGTTCTTTGTGAATGATGACAATGCTGATAAATGGAATAATTGGGAACAGCATACTTATAAATTCAAGGGTAAGAGAACGCTTCATCAGTCTGTGCATGGATTGGGTTGGTTTCAAGACAAAGATAAAAAGCTCACGCTCACAAACAAATATAACTATAATCCTTTCTCTGAGCGTGTAAGAGAAATCTCTTTTGATCCTGCTGCTGATTTTCATGTGTACGGTGTACAAATGGACCCTGTACCGGGTGATTCGTCTAAACATATTGCTATAAGTTTCTTATTAGATGGAAGAGTACGGTCGGTATTCTCTACAAAAGATTATGTTATTGACGGAACTTCTATTTATAAATACAATGAATTTCTAAAGAAAAAATATACCGCAGACATTGATAGCGTTTGGGATGTAGCTATAAATGGTGGAATTGGTGGTACGCCTGATGAGGATGGTGGTGGTATTCTTTATCCACACATGGATCCTAAGTATGGTGGTGACCCTAATAAAGTTCCTCATAATTATGAGATGAATGTTGATTGGATGCGTATATATAAACGTGCTAATCAACCATTGTGGCTTGGCTCTACACCTGTTAGTTGGGATTGGAAGACCAAAACGGTTGAGTTAGTAATTCCTGCAGAACGCTTTACTAATCTGAAAGTAGGCGACCAGCTGGTGATGGATATTGATACGCTGAGTGCATCAGAACATCGTGAATCTGGTAAAATAAAGCTTGATATCTATGATAAAAAAGGTGAAAATATTATTGCAGTAAGACCTGAACTTGCTCAACTCGATGCACAGGTGACTTTTGTTGTCAATACAGAGGAACTTTGCAATAAGCTAAAAAGCGAGGGTTGTATGTTGAAGGGTGAGAATCTTCGACTATTCTCCGTTTGCCGTTCTTCTAAAGATATTGCAAAATGGCTTGGTTTTAAGCAAATTAGTTGGGGTGAAACACTCATCCCTAAAGAGCAATTTAAGGATGTAGAAGATAAGTACCAGTTAGAAGTCATTGTAAGAGATGTTAAGCCAGATGCAAAGGTTTTCTTACGTCAAAACAAGAATCCAGAGGAGGGACAGCGTGACAGACCAGCTCTTTCATCTGATAAACCATACGGTAATATTATCAAGCTGACAGAGGGTGCTGATGAGATGGCCTATGTGTTTACGATTAATGCTGCTGCTGCACAGGAACTGAAGAATAACGGTTTAGCTGTGACAGGTAATGGATATTACTTGCGTAGTGTTCGTCTGATTAATAATGCCAGTACGGCTGTGAACAATATAATAACCACAGCTCAGCATGATGGTGCTGTTTATACCCTTGACGGGATTAAGGTAGCCGAACGGTGGGGGGCAAACACGCTTACACGTGGGGTCTATATTGTTGATGGACGTAAGGTAATCATTAAATAA
- a CDS encoding SusF/SusE family outer membrane protein yields the protein MIKLKNIFTMLCVLGVAACTENNIAYDEVVNVPEGIYLSGSSSEFSIPIETGRLIAGSHANMLSLKAWLKKDGRFQISFVGTDGKPIVYGKGSEIPLSNAQAAAYSLTEGGEGFSVPSEGLYQIVVNQQRKELTIIPIQFTMKGDNALTADGSTAIPLNNVTYDKLTHVVTWSNADSTQQLLPSKYVFNMNDGTTLYLRDSETEVDTLSAVFTGTALAERANQLNDSYQPLTNKSNVKLKFPLKGQYSVQVQYSVLTGKFTARMGGKGVEVTGLSNELYMGGSNFGAWNTNGVVKMAPVGAVGNGEFWRLCYLQAGQTVEWAMSKDGSQAFSSLATMQGVTVDGSGKATVNTSGLYLVYVNLDRKLISFETPKVYASGTALGDKEQALELNGSNLSVETTETGQLNFFANSEQNARDWSTMMFTIRNGKVEYPGVATSEASVLPVAKGTKVSLDIANNTADFGGTTPENLIPEGVKHLYMTGDDFGNWDWSSPEVASFENGYAGDSRWFYITYLRGGTALEFSTEKAFGKGNFAQLKTLTDYTVANNRAVVPSDGIYIVFVALDSRDIAIQPLKLSGDCGGAPVVFAANADGRTMSATITNGGRMRIYPDIPAFKNAKKFSSWKREVYVNPETKDFLYRKNGEGEPNKDYVWKAGTKVTIDFVTKKATIVEP from the coding sequence ATGATAAAGTTAAAGAATATCTTTACTATGTTGTGCGTCTTAGGCGTTGCAGCTTGTACAGAAAATAATATAGCCTACGATGAGGTTGTGAATGTGCCAGAGGGAATCTATCTTTCAGGTTCTTCATCAGAGTTCTCTATCCCAATTGAGACAGGACGACTAATTGCTGGCTCTCATGCTAATATGTTAAGTCTTAAGGCTTGGTTGAAGAAAGATGGTCGCTTTCAGATTTCCTTTGTGGGTACTGATGGAAAACCTATTGTTTATGGAAAGGGAAGTGAGATTCCGCTTTCTAACGCTCAGGCGGCAGCTTATAGTTTGACAGAAGGTGGTGAAGGCTTCTCTGTTCCTTCAGAAGGACTGTATCAGATTGTTGTTAATCAGCAACGAAAGGAATTGACCATCATTCCTATTCAGTTTACAATGAAGGGTGATAATGCGCTTACAGCAGATGGAAGTACGGCTATTCCACTTAATAATGTTACTTATGACAAGCTTACGCACGTTGTGACTTGGAGCAATGCTGACTCAACTCAGCAGCTCTTGCCAAGTAAGTATGTCTTCAATATGAATGATGGTACAACTTTGTATCTGCGTGATAGCGAAACGGAGGTTGACACTTTGTCGGCTGTTTTCACTGGTACTGCTTTGGCTGAACGTGCCAATCAGCTCAATGATAGTTATCAGCCATTGACAAATAAGTCAAATGTTAAGTTGAAGTTCCCTTTGAAAGGACAGTACAGTGTTCAGGTGCAATATAGTGTTTTGACTGGTAAGTTTACTGCACGTATGGGTGGTAAGGGTGTTGAAGTTACTGGACTTTCCAACGAACTCTATATGGGTGGTTCAAACTTCGGTGCTTGGAACACGAATGGAGTTGTAAAGATGGCGCCTGTAGGTGCTGTTGGCAATGGTGAGTTCTGGCGTTTATGCTATCTGCAGGCAGGACAAACAGTAGAGTGGGCTATGTCAAAAGATGGTTCACAGGCTTTCTCTTCATTGGCAACAATGCAGGGAGTTACTGTGGATGGTAGTGGTAAGGCAACTGTAAATACCTCTGGACTTTATTTGGTTTATGTTAATTTAGACCGTAAGTTGATTTCTTTTGAAACACCGAAGGTGTATGCTTCGGGCACTGCATTAGGAGATAAGGAACAGGCTTTAGAACTCAATGGTAGCAACTTATCTGTTGAGACAACTGAGACAGGACAGCTTAACTTCTTTGCTAATTCTGAACAGAATGCACGTGATTGGTCAACTATGATGTTCACAATTCGTAATGGAAAGGTGGAATATCCTGGTGTAGCAACGAGTGAAGCAAGTGTATTGCCTGTAGCGAAGGGTACAAAGGTAAGCCTTGATATTGCTAATAATACAGCTGACTTTGGTGGTACAACTCCTGAGAATCTTATTCCAGAAGGTGTTAAACACCTCTATATGACTGGTGATGACTTTGGTAATTGGGATTGGAGTTCTCCAGAGGTAGCGTCATTTGAGAATGGTTATGCGGGTGACTCTCGTTGGTTCTATATCACTTATCTTCGTGGAGGGACTGCACTTGAGTTCTCAACAGAAAAGGCATTCGGTAAAGGAAACTTTGCACAATTGAAGACACTGACAGACTATACTGTTGCTAACAATCGTGCAGTCGTTCCAAGTGATGGTATTTATATTGTCTTTGTAGCCTTGGATTCTCGTGATATCGCTATTCAGCCACTTAAGTTATCGGGCGATTGTGGCGGTGCTCCAGTAGTATTTGCAGCGAATGCTGATGGTAGAACTATGAGTGCAACGATTACGAATGGGGGTAGAATGCGTATTTATCCAGATATTCCTGCGTTCAAGAACGCGAAGAAGTTTAGCTCTTGGAAACGTGAGGTATATGTTAATCCAGAAACAAAGGATTTTCTCTATCGTAAGAATGGTGAGGGAGAACCTAATAAGGATTATGTTTGGAAAGCAGGAACAAAGGTTACTATTGACTTCGTAACAAAGAAAGCTACCATCGTAGAGCCTTAA
- a CDS encoding RagB/SusD family nutrient uptake outer membrane protein, translated as MKTKFFSNIIIPVSISTALVLSSCNSLLDREEDSFIDKTATFDSYNRTKQYLTYAYSLLPEGLNRLSDGAMLDAATDDAEFAIETANVQQFNNGSWSALSNPDDHWNRYYAGISKCCTLLENTNHVNLDITRLDPNKQVEYANNLKDIRMWRAEARFLRAYFQFELLKRYGPTPIVTSTLSLNENYENTPRPNMKEVVDFIVKECDTAADTLELTPWRNNNDAFGRATKGAALALKSRVLLYAASPLYVNFGDLNESNKPSDASLWKAAADAAKAVIDLNQYELATSYGDLFKNDFQNKEYIFVRRYGANSSFEKSNFPISFGGKGGTNPSQNLVDEYEMLDGTAFDWNDPAKAAQPYINRDARLAATILMNVASFKGKNVTTFPGGADASPNPNATKTGYYLRKYLNEDVNIQTGGGSGGHVVPLFRLAEIYLNYAEALNEYDPSNPNIAIYLNKVRNRASLPNVVSGLSQDEMRKVIQHERRVELAFEEHRSWDVRRWKIASSTLGSPLMGVQIAKKATGGFTYAPTEVEHRVFQPKMYWYPIPESELLKLKKWSQNRDW; from the coding sequence ATGAAAACAAAGTTTTTTTCAAATATTATCATCCCAGTGTCTATCAGCACTGCACTGGTTCTAAGTTCATGTAATAGTCTTTTGGACCGTGAGGAAGATTCGTTTATAGATAAGACTGCAACGTTTGATTCTTACAATAGAACAAAGCAATATCTTACCTATGCTTACTCACTGCTTCCTGAGGGATTGAACCGTTTGTCAGATGGAGCTATGTTAGATGCTGCAACAGATGATGCCGAGTTTGCTATAGAAACAGCAAATGTTCAACAGTTTAATAATGGCTCTTGGAGTGCTTTGAGCAATCCTGATGACCATTGGAATCGTTACTATGCTGGTATCTCTAAGTGTTGTACTCTACTGGAAAACACCAATCATGTCAATCTTGATATTACACGATTGGACCCTAATAAGCAGGTTGAGTATGCTAATAACTTGAAGGATATCCGTATGTGGCGAGCAGAGGCTCGTTTCCTTCGTGCCTACTTCCAATTTGAATTGTTGAAGCGTTATGGTCCAACTCCAATTGTTACCTCTACGCTCAGTCTCAATGAGAATTATGAGAATACTCCACGTCCAAACATGAAGGAGGTTGTAGACTTCATCGTTAAAGAGTGCGACACGGCTGCAGATACACTTGAACTGACACCATGGCGTAATAATAATGATGCTTTTGGTCGTGCAACGAAGGGCGCAGCGTTGGCTTTGAAGAGTCGTGTGTTACTTTATGCTGCCAGTCCTCTTTACGTTAATTTTGGTGATTTAAACGAATCTAATAAGCCGTCTGATGCTTCTCTTTGGAAGGCTGCAGCTGATGCGGCTAAGGCTGTTATCGACCTCAATCAATATGAGTTGGCTACCTCTTATGGCGATTTGTTTAAGAATGACTTCCAAAATAAGGAATATATCTTCGTACGTAGATATGGTGCAAACTCAAGTTTTGAAAAGAGTAACTTCCCAATTAGCTTTGGTGGAAAGGGGGGAACTAATCCTTCACAAAACTTAGTTGATGAGTATGAGATGCTTGACGGAACAGCCTTTGATTGGAACGATCCTGCTAAAGCAGCACAGCCTTACATAAATAGGGACGCACGATTGGCTGCAACAATCTTGATGAATGTAGCTTCTTTCAAGGGAAAGAATGTAACTACTTTCCCTGGAGGTGCAGATGCAAGTCCTAATCCAAATGCAACCAAGACTGGATATTACTTGCGTAAGTACCTCAATGAGGATGTTAATATTCAGACTGGAGGAGGTAGCGGTGGTCATGTTGTCCCATTGTTCCGCTTGGCTGAAATCTATTTGAACTATGCTGAGGCACTCAATGAATATGACCCTTCTAATCCTAATATTGCTATTTATTTGAATAAGGTTCGTAATCGTGCTTCACTTCCAAATGTCGTAAGTGGACTTTCACAAGATGAGATGCGTAAGGTTATACAGCATGAGCGTCGTGTGGAGTTGGCTTTCGAGGAGCATCGTTCTTGGGATGTACGCCGTTGGAAAATTGCTTCTTCTACACTTGGTTCTCCACTTATGGGAGTACAGATTGCCAAGAAGGCTACAGGTGGATTTACCTATGCACCTACAGAAGTAGAACATAGAGTTTTCCAACCTAAAATGTATTGGTATCCAATTCCAGAGTCTGAGCTACTCAAGCTGAAGAAATGGAGTCAAAATAGAGATTGGTAA
- a CDS encoding SusC/RagA family TonB-linked outer membrane protein yields MKYKIHIIGGALMLSSLSGYAQEITDTTVVNVAYGVQSSKTQSAAISTVKGERLMEITSPTVGNSLKGMLPGLSILQKSGEPGYDFYMENMFTRGVSSFNSKQQMLVFVDGFEAPLDNISAEEIESVSLLKDAAALAIYGSRGANGVLLITTKKGYHSSPKIGFRMQTGIQMPTIMDTPMDAYNYARLYNQALENDGKAALYTNEALAAYQSGSNQYLYPNVNWKNQLYKNTTPLTMGELSFRGGGGGLNYYVMAGLMHNDGIYRGTDSKQRENANVNYARYNFRANLDVDITKYFRTFLYSGVSFAEKTTPGAGGADDYLKSVWTTPPNAFPVYNPNGSIGGTSLYTNPVANLLNRGLYKENSRSLQVIFGLQYDFSALVRGLSAKVMFGYYNFMAESSPKTRDYARYSLAQTGVDAQNNPVYNYTQYGSDAALTATEGFRTSQSRIGLQGQIDYQRQFGDHGVHAMLLMHNDRYQVYDVRDDECYVNFAGRLSYDYQKRYIAEVVASYMGTDNYARGRRFGVFPAMSAAWVVSSESFMKSLSWVDFLKLRTSYGLTGNNQTSARYIYDESYGGSGSYLFGTGSSQSSGFTEKTLANPFVTWEKKRMFNVGIDATLWKNLSVNFDVFHEVQSDILAYPYAQVLGIVGASYGSILPLMNVGKVTNHGFELKARYQGKVRDNFSYFAEAGTWYAMSRVDEQGEDVKPESYLYKKGNSVWKPIVLEADGYYTANDFDSNGKLNANLPQPRFGRVAPGDIKYKDYNNDQVVDENDAHPIGNSTVPAWNYMFSGGFKYKGFDFSVMFQGVAQRDIYLRGANIYSFQNNGTASNLALDSWTPTHTDASYPRLSTMNFSNNYRTSTFWRRNGSFLRLRNVQVGYELANSVTRALRLSSVYFYVNATNLFTLDHLGKLGDAEQDNLLSYPLMRTVSVGLKLAF; encoded by the coding sequence ATGAAATATAAGATTCATATCATAGGAGGTGCTCTTATGCTATCCAGTCTTTCTGGATATGCACAAGAAATCACTGATACAACAGTCGTAAATGTAGCTTATGGTGTACAGTCTTCAAAAACACAGTCGGCTGCTATTTCTACCGTAAAGGGTGAGCGCCTCATGGAGATTACATCACCAACGGTGGGTAACTCGTTAAAGGGAATGCTTCCTGGACTATCGATTCTACAGAAATCGGGTGAGCCTGGTTACGACTTCTATATGGAGAATATGTTCACACGTGGTGTAAGTTCGTTCAACAGCAAGCAGCAGATGCTTGTCTTTGTTGATGGTTTTGAAGCTCCATTAGATAACATCTCTGCCGAAGAAATAGAGTCAGTATCTTTATTGAAAGATGCTGCAGCCTTGGCTATCTACGGTTCAAGAGGTGCAAATGGTGTTTTGTTGATTACTACAAAGAAGGGTTATCATTCTTCTCCTAAGATAGGTTTTCGTATGCAGACGGGTATCCAAATGCCAACAATCATGGATACACCGATGGATGCTTACAATTATGCACGCCTGTATAATCAAGCACTTGAGAATGATGGAAAAGCGGCTTTATATACGAATGAAGCACTTGCTGCTTATCAGTCAGGAAGTAATCAATATCTTTATCCAAATGTGAATTGGAAGAATCAGTTGTATAAGAATACCACACCACTGACGATGGGCGAATTGTCTTTCCGTGGTGGTGGCGGTGGTCTGAACTACTATGTAATGGCTGGATTAATGCATAATGATGGTATTTATCGAGGAACAGATTCAAAGCAACGAGAGAATGCCAATGTAAACTATGCACGTTATAACTTCAGAGCAAATTTAGATGTTGATATCACAAAGTATTTCCGCACGTTCCTTTATTCAGGTGTGAGCTTTGCAGAGAAGACAACACCGGGTGCTGGTGGTGCAGATGATTATTTGAAGTCTGTTTGGACGACTCCCCCTAATGCTTTCCCTGTTTACAATCCGAATGGAAGTATTGGTGGAACATCATTGTATACCAATCCTGTTGCAAATCTTTTGAACAGAGGCTTGTATAAGGAGAACTCTCGTTCGTTGCAGGTTATCTTTGGTTTGCAGTATGACTTCAGTGCGCTCGTTCGCGGTTTGAGTGCCAAGGTAATGTTTGGTTATTACAACTTTATGGCTGAATCATCTCCAAAGACACGTGACTACGCACGTTATTCTCTGGCTCAAACAGGTGTTGATGCACAAAATAACCCTGTTTACAATTATACTCAGTATGGCTCAGATGCAGCTTTGACAGCTACAGAAGGCTTCAGAACCAGTCAGTCACGTATAGGTTTACAAGGTCAGATTGATTATCAGCGTCAGTTTGGAGATCATGGTGTTCATGCTATGTTGTTGATGCACAATGACCGTTATCAGGTGTATGATGTACGTGATGACGAATGTTATGTGAACTTTGCAGGCCGTCTGTCCTATGATTATCAGAAACGTTATATTGCTGAAGTTGTAGCTTCTTATATGGGTACAGATAACTATGCACGTGGTCGTCGTTTTGGAGTATTCCCAGCAATGTCAGCAGCATGGGTCGTTAGTAGCGAATCGTTTATGAAGTCTTTGTCATGGGTTGATTTCTTGAAGTTGCGTACTTCTTATGGTCTTACTGGTAACAATCAAACTTCTGCTCGCTATATTTATGATGAGTCATACGGTGGTAGTGGTAGTTATCTGTTCGGCACAGGTAGCTCGCAGTCTTCTGGTTTCACAGAAAAGACTTTGGCAAACCCATTTGTAACATGGGAAAAGAAGCGTATGTTCAATGTTGGTATTGATGCTACACTTTGGAAAAATCTTTCTGTCAACTTTGATGTCTTCCATGAGGTGCAGTCTGATATCCTTGCTTATCCTTATGCGCAGGTATTGGGTATTGTTGGAGCTTCTTATGGTAGTATACTACCTTTGATGAATGTGGGTAAAGTGACAAACCACGGTTTCGAGCTCAAAGCACGTTATCAGGGTAAGGTTCGTGATAACTTTTCTTACTTTGCTGAGGCTGGAACATGGTATGCTATGAGTCGTGTTGATGAGCAGGGAGAAGATGTTAAGCCAGAAAGCTACCTTTATAAGAAGGGTAATTCTGTGTGGAAACCTATTGTTTTAGAGGCTGATGGCTACTATACAGCAAATGATTTCGATAGCAATGGAAAACTTAATGCTAATCTTCCGCAACCTCGTTTTGGACGTGTTGCACCTGGAGATATCAAGTATAAAGACTATAACAATGACCAGGTAGTTGATGAGAATGATGCTCATCCTATTGGTAATAGTACTGTCCCTGCATGGAATTACATGTTTAGTGGAGGCTTTAAGTACAAAGGTTTTGATTTCAGTGTAATGTTCCAAGGTGTTGCGCAGCGTGATATCTATCTCCGTGGAGCGAATATCTACTCTTTCCAAAACAACGGTACAGCATCTAATTTAGCACTTGATAGTTGGACTCCAACACATACAGATGCTTCCTACCCACGTTTGTCAACGATGAATTTCAGCAATAATTATCGCACTTCAACCTTCTGGCGTCGTAATGGAAGCTTCTTGCGTCTACGTAATGTTCAGGTAGGATATGAACTTGCAAATTCCGTTACACGTGCATTGCGATTAAGTAGTGTTTATTTCTACGTGAATGCTACCAACTTGTTCACACTGGATCATCTTGGAAAATTGGGTGATGCTGAGCAAGATAACCTCTTAAGCTATCCACTTATGCGTACTGTTAGTGTAGGTTTAAAGCTTGCATTCTAA
- a CDS encoding RagB/SusD family nutrient uptake outer membrane protein encodes MKKNFLYIACSCASILLASCSDYLETPPSVDYGENEVFSTRADAERLLTTLYAEGMPYGFCMSSSNTDRRLLSSSTLASACDEGEDVATWAMGNAAWNAGNHTNSNFTWDEDCRFYLRNHTTRVANLILKRINEVPFDEGDPEFNKRATGEAYFMRAMLLWEGVYRYGGMPIVREVIDPTDFSERPRNSFSDCVDSILVDCDRATQFLPDYYTDESKLGRATRIAALALKARVLLYAASPLFNTNRSYMAFPGHEDLIGYGNYDRERWKKAADAAKTAIDAAVSSGHYKIHNTGNPEKDYEDVWTIPNNEEIILGNMKYRNFKTTNRPLVANLPTWAMNKAWGDAGLYVTFNFVQRYEKRADGQPADWNMNGGDNLIDIYNSLDPRFKQTIAYHSSSWNDEIPFINFLDGGSEKSAMDRTAHLLHKWVPRSLHVNGSNSTDVQWPVFRLAELYLNYAEALNEYESTPSQAAYDAVNLVRARAGMPDFPAGMPQEAFRTKLRNERAVELAFEDHRFWDIRRWLIAGDEGVMKGKFYGLKINSTDGNKTHIHYQPYVFEHRFWNDNCYLYAIDQKEVNKGYLIQNPGW; translated from the coding sequence ATGAAGAAGAATTTTTTATATATAGCATGTAGTTGTGCTTCTATTTTGCTCGCATCCTGTTCTGACTACTTAGAGACTCCACCCTCTGTCGACTATGGAGAGAATGAAGTTTTCTCAACTCGAGCAGATGCAGAGAGATTATTAACAACGCTCTATGCAGAAGGAATGCCCTATGGCTTTTGTATGAGTAGTTCTAATACAGATCGTCGTTTGTTGTCTTCTTCGACCTTAGCTTCAGCTTGCGATGAGGGAGAAGATGTTGCAACTTGGGCGATGGGCAATGCTGCATGGAATGCAGGCAACCATACAAATAGTAACTTTACATGGGACGAAGATTGTCGCTTTTATTTAAGAAACCATACAACACGTGTTGCAAATCTTATCTTAAAGCGTATTAATGAAGTGCCTTTTGATGAAGGTGATCCTGAATTTAATAAGCGTGCTACTGGCGAAGCTTATTTTATGAGAGCCATGCTGTTATGGGAAGGTGTCTATCGATATGGTGGTATGCCAATCGTAAGAGAGGTGATTGATCCAACAGACTTCTCAGAACGTCCTCGTAACTCGTTCTCTGATTGTGTTGATTCTATTCTTGTTGACTGTGATAGAGCAACACAATTTCTCCCTGATTACTATACTGATGAGTCAAAGTTAGGTCGTGCTACACGCATAGCAGCCTTAGCTTTGAAGGCAAGGGTTCTACTTTATGCAGCAAGTCCATTGTTCAATACGAACAGATCTTATATGGCATTCCCTGGTCACGAAGACCTCATTGGTTATGGAAACTATGATAGAGAGCGTTGGAAGAAGGCAGCTGATGCAGCTAAGACAGCTATTGATGCAGCAGTTTCTTCAGGACATTATAAGATTCATAATACTGGTAACCCAGAGAAAGACTATGAAGATGTATGGACTATTCCTAATAATGAGGAAATCATTTTAGGTAATATGAAGTACAGAAACTTCAAGACAACAAATCGTCCTTTGGTTGCAAACTTGCCTACTTGGGCTATGAACAAGGCATGGGGAGATGCAGGTTTATATGTAACATTCAATTTTGTTCAGCGTTATGAGAAACGCGCAGATGGTCAGCCTGCTGATTGGAATATGAATGGTGGTGATAACCTCATTGATATTTATAACAGTCTTGACCCACGTTTCAAGCAAACTATTGCTTATCATAGCAGTAGCTGGAATGATGAAATCCCATTTATCAACTTCCTCGATGGAGGTTCTGAGAAGTCTGCTATGGACCGTACAGCTCATTTGCTTCATAAATGGGTTCCACGTAGTTTACATGTAAATGGCAGTAATTCTACCGATGTACAGTGGCCTGTTTTCCGTTTGGCAGAACTTTATTTGAATTATGCTGAGGCACTTAACGAATATGAAAGTACACCTTCACAAGCAGCTTACGATGCTGTTAACCTTGTTCGTGCACGTGCAGGTATGCCAGACTTCCCTGCAGGTATGCCACAGGAGGCTTTCCGAACAAAGCTTCGTAATGAACGTGCAGTAGAGTTGGCATTTGAAGATCATCGTTTCTGGGATATCAGAAGATGGCTTATCGCTGGTGACGAAGGAGTGATGAAGGGTAAGTTCTATGGCTTGAAGATTAATTCAACAGACGGTAATAAGACACATATCCATTATCAACCATATGTGTTTGAACACCGTTTTTGGAATGATAACTGCTACTTGTATGCTATTGACCAGAAAGAAGTCAATAAGGGCTATCTCATTCAGAACCCTGGATGGTAA